In one Pseudomonas sp. R84 genomic region, the following are encoded:
- a CDS encoding sensor domain-containing diguanylate cyclase, with product MLVPGKPANETARVQALHGLELLDSAPEERFDRLTRLAKRLFNVPIALVTLVDTNRQWFKSCVGLDATETPRDISFCGHAILQNDLLLVPDAREDVRFHDNPLVTGAPNIRFYAGYPLTVPNGNKMGTLCLIDTKPRDLDEEERALLRDLAEMAEQELTAVQMASMDELTLLSNRRGFKQLAQHALDACARLERPATLLFFDLNDFKQINDLYGHAEGDSALKTFADVLRIAFRESDVVGRLGGDEFVALLTGSSHVETTTIMARLKDILEERNATLHRGYAIRFSVGQIEYDAKRHETVDRLLADADSAMYVHKQALKRC from the coding sequence ATGCTGGTTCCAGGAAAACCTGCGAATGAAACGGCGCGAGTTCAAGCGCTGCACGGTCTCGAACTGCTCGATTCCGCCCCCGAAGAGCGTTTCGACCGACTGACACGGCTGGCGAAACGCCTGTTCAATGTGCCGATTGCACTGGTGACGCTGGTCGACACCAATCGGCAGTGGTTCAAGTCCTGTGTGGGCCTGGATGCCACTGAAACGCCCAGGGATATTTCATTCTGCGGACACGCGATTTTGCAGAACGATCTGCTGTTGGTGCCCGACGCCCGCGAGGATGTGCGCTTCCATGACAATCCGCTGGTGACTGGCGCGCCGAACATCCGCTTCTACGCCGGCTACCCGCTGACTGTGCCCAACGGCAATAAAATGGGCACGCTGTGCCTTATCGACACCAAGCCCCGCGACCTCGACGAGGAAGAGCGCGCGTTGTTGCGCGATCTGGCCGAGATGGCCGAGCAAGAGCTGACGGCCGTGCAGATGGCGAGCATGGACGAGCTGACGCTGCTGTCCAATCGACGGGGCTTCAAGCAACTGGCCCAGCATGCGCTGGATGCCTGCGCACGGCTGGAGCGGCCGGCGACGTTGCTGTTTTTCGACCTCAACGACTTCAAGCAGATCAACGATCTGTATGGCCATGCCGAGGGTGACAGTGCGCTGAAGACCTTTGCTGATGTGCTGCGCATTGCCTTTCGCGAGAGCGATGTGGTCGGCCGGCTGGGCGGAGATGAGTTTGTAGCGTTGCTGACCGGTTCCAGCCATGTTGAAACCACGACGATCATGGCGCGGCTCAAGGACATCCTTGAAGAGCGCAACGCCACACTGCATCGAGGGTATGCGATTCGCTTCAGCGTCGGCCAGATTGAATACGACGCCAAACGCCATGAGACCGTGGACCGGTTGCTGGCGGATGCCGATAGCGCGATGTATGTGCACAAGCAGGCCCTGAAGCGCTGCTAG
- a CDS encoding putative quinol monooxygenase gives MSNEVINTVQVQAAAGRSDELGKQLQKIVDTLRETPGCDSYLVDRCPEDSHRWTVSARWQSEAAMQAHFNRPEAQGFIDLIDSRLANSVDFNSFPIV, from the coding sequence ATGTCCAATGAAGTGATCAACACGGTCCAAGTGCAGGCTGCCGCCGGCCGCTCGGATGAACTCGGCAAGCAACTGCAGAAGATCGTCGACACCCTGCGCGAAACGCCGGGCTGCGATTCCTACCTGGTCGACCGCTGCCCCGAGGACAGCCACCGCTGGACGGTCAGTGCTCGTTGGCAGTCAGAAGCGGCGATGCAGGCGCATTTCAACCGGCCCGAGGCGCAGGGGTTTATCGATTTGATCGATAGCCGGTTGGCCAATAGCGTGGATTTCAACAGCTTTCCCATCGTTTGA